A genomic stretch from Leptotrichia sp. HSP-536 includes:
- a CDS encoding AAA family ATPase, with product MTSAWNEGYYEKSRRFFRSFYSNALKDNEYLQFAVVTGILRVVKEGIFSGLNNLSVYTVLDSDFSDCFGLLDNEVKQALEYYELSQNQNIEEVRKWYNGYKFGNVQVYNPWSILNYLKRKEINVYWINTSDNRLIHSAIENSDKELFDELKDLFNNGTTEQTVIASSNMDKLKDPQEVWQLLLFGGYLTFEEKVAMNEYALKLPNYEVKTFFKDMFVQNLGGFSRFKEMIKAFKNLEIEKFEEILNEIFLVSKEILNEIFLVSMSYYDTSKTEKPYHTLILGMMLYLDSEYTVLSNNETGYGRNDLALEPINKRNLGYIFEFKLAKTEEELEERSKEALNQIEIKKYPVLLKERGVKEIVYMGMAFYGKKVKVECKMVKNN from the coding sequence ATGACAAGTGCGTGGAATGAGGGATATTATGAAAAGTCACGAAGATTTTTTAGAAGTTTTTACTCAAACGCATTAAAGGATAACGAATATTTACAGTTCGCTGTTGTAACTGGAATACTTAGAGTAGTAAAAGAAGGAATTTTTTCTGGACTTAATAATTTATCTGTTTACACTGTTTTAGACAGTGATTTTTCTGACTGTTTTGGATTATTGGATAATGAAGTGAAACAGGCATTGGAATATTATGAATTAAGTCAAAATCAAAATATTGAAGAAGTTAGAAAATGGTATAACGGCTATAAATTTGGTAATGTTCAAGTATACAATCCGTGGAGCATTCTTAATTATTTGAAGCGAAAAGAAATTAATGTATATTGGATAAACACGTCGGATAACAGGCTTATACATTCTGCAATAGAAAATTCAGACAAAGAGCTGTTTGACGAGCTGAAAGATTTATTTAATAACGGAACGACAGAACAGACTGTTATAGCTTCCTCAAATATGGATAAGTTGAAAGATCCGCAGGAAGTGTGGCAATTACTTTTGTTTGGAGGATATTTGACATTTGAGGAAAAAGTGGCTATGAATGAATATGCCCTAAAATTGCCAAATTATGAAGTAAAAACGTTTTTTAAAGATATGTTTGTTCAGAATTTAGGAGGTTTTAGTAGATTTAAAGAAATGATAAAAGCATTTAAAAATCTTGAAATTGAAAAATTTGAAGAAATTTTGAATGAAATATTTTTAGTGTCAAAAGAAATTTTGAATGAAATATTTTTAGTGTCAATGAGCTATTATGATACTTCTAAAACAGAAAAACCATATCATACGTTAATTTTAGGAATGATGTTGTATCTTGACAGCGAATATACAGTTTTGTCAAATAATGAAACAGGGTATGGAAGAAACGATTTGGCTTTGGAGCCGATAAATAAAAGAAATTTAGGATATATTTTTGAGTTTAAACTGGCTAAAACAGAAGAAGAACTTGAAGAGAGATCAAAAGAAGCATTGAATCAAATTGAAATTAAGAAATATCCTGTGCTTTTAAAAGAAAGAGGAGTAAAGGAAATTGTGTATATGGGAATGGCATTTTATGGGAAAAAAGTTAAAGTGGAGTGTAAAATGGTGAAAAATAATTGA
- the cas10 gene encoding type III-A CRISPR-associated protein Cas10/Csm1, with protein MDEKLINLQIGALLYDIGKIVRRAGVSSKRHSIAGADYLEKEGLLDVEKYKEIYDMIKYHYNEEMEENNKLNKLDDNSLAYIVYEADNTASGVDRIEYDKEGEKIEVAETEGLPLDSIFNRLNVKKNKIEKNFKSLMYDRYNFNMPKSKIDKNKIENVEYLNVLKQLKKDLAKMKDKDILTPENLNSVLEKNCIYFPSSSYADYPDVSYYDHVKLTAAAASCMYLYDSEKENNKINYKDEYFKENEREKLKFLFVSGEFTGIQNFIYTITSKIAMKSLRGRSFYLELFIEHIIDEILEALNLSRVNLVYSAGSQFYMLLPNVPETVKVLEEYKSIINDFLLKELGTSVYYEISYTGTSIEELGNGLSQGIKKENKLKGILKRNFNETSRKKLNRYSQEQLEGIFDENSALNEIHSDTKECVICKKTEKEDILIKNSQKESNGNLEVCNSCKNYIKLGKDISKSFHLQDKRVFFVEENCSEDSDKLKFPKYPKGSVEINFKSFQTVEEAEKESDKFYRFYSINSDYLGKGNSRNIKVGNYNVKSKNKKNSLVEFEELVKKAKGIERLAVLRADIDNLGTLFRTGFEDKEYISKSGEKEPYKFVRFSKTVVLSRYLSDFFKRAINLILERKSLIVEKNELFKEYCNVITERIEESKEERNIVLVYSGGDDVFAIGTWNDIIEFSVDLRTAFKEFSSDRVTLSAGIGFFDENYPIFQMAQKTGELEKLAKSYNEGKSGKSAKDAVTLFGMNKHSKINHIYKWADFIEKVLNEKYRYLKSVISLKENKKTDKETDTDKVFVGKTKWFGLMKLIRSQFEKNDDGKVDIARFAYSLARITYDKKNKKQEKNYLDLKRQLFEWIKNEEDAKQLLTAINILIYEYREKNKELK; from the coding sequence ATGGATGAGAAATTAATTAATCTTCAAATAGGAGCTTTGCTGTATGATATTGGAAAAATAGTGCGAAGAGCTGGTGTAAGCAGTAAGAGACATTCTATTGCAGGAGCTGATTATTTGGAAAAAGAAGGATTGTTAGATGTAGAAAAATATAAAGAGATTTATGATATGATAAAGTATCATTATAATGAAGAAATGGAAGAAAATAATAAATTAAATAAATTAGATGATAATTCTTTAGCATATATTGTCTATGAAGCTGATAATACAGCATCAGGGGTGGACAGAATAGAATATGACAAAGAAGGGGAAAAAATAGAAGTTGCGGAAACAGAAGGATTGCCATTAGATTCAATATTCAATAGACTTAATGTGAAAAAAAATAAAATAGAAAAAAATTTCAAATCTTTAATGTATGACAGATATAACTTTAATATGCCAAAATCAAAAATAGATAAAAACAAGATAGAAAATGTTGAATATTTAAATGTATTAAAACAATTAAAAAAAGATTTGGCAAAAATGAAAGATAAAGATATTCTAACACCAGAAAATCTAAATTCCGTATTGGAAAAAAACTGTATATATTTTCCTTCAAGCTCATATGCAGATTATCCAGATGTTTCTTATTATGATCATGTGAAATTAACGGCGGCAGCTGCTTCATGCATGTATCTTTATGATAGTGAAAAAGAAAATAATAAAATAAATTATAAAGATGAATATTTTAAAGAAAATGAAAGAGAAAAACTAAAATTTCTATTTGTATCGGGCGAATTTACAGGAATACAAAATTTTATTTATACAATAACATCTAAAATAGCTATGAAATCATTGAGAGGACGTTCATTTTATCTGGAACTTTTCATTGAGCATATAATAGATGAGATTTTGGAAGCATTGAATTTATCAAGAGTAAACTTGGTTTATTCTGCAGGAAGCCAGTTTTATATGTTGTTGCCAAATGTTCCTGAAACTGTGAAAGTTTTGGAAGAGTATAAAAGTATAATAAATGATTTTCTTCTAAAAGAACTTGGAACATCAGTTTATTATGAAATATCGTATACTGGGACATCAATAGAAGAATTAGGAAATGGCTTAAGTCAAGGTATAAAAAAAGAAAACAAACTTAAAGGAATTTTAAAAAGAAATTTTAATGAAACTTCTCGAAAAAAACTTAACAGATACTCTCAAGAACAATTAGAAGGAATATTTGATGAAAATAGTGCATTAAATGAAATTCATAGTGATACAAAAGAATGTGTGATTTGTAAAAAAACTGAAAAAGAAGATATTTTGATAAAAAACTCTCAAAAAGAAAGCAATGGAAATCTTGAAGTATGTAATTCTTGTAAGAATTATATTAAATTGGGAAAAGACATTTCAAAATCATTTCATTTACAAGATAAAAGAGTATTTTTTGTGGAAGAAAATTGTAGTGAAGATAGTGATAAATTAAAATTTCCAAAATATCCGAAAGGGTCTGTAGAAATAAATTTTAAAAGTTTTCAGACAGTTGAGGAAGCGGAAAAAGAAAGTGACAAATTTTATAGATTTTATTCAATAAATTCTGATTATCTGGGAAAAGGAAATTCTAGAAATATTAAAGTTGGAAACTATAATGTAAAATCAAAGAATAAAAAAAATAGTCTTGTCGAATTTGAAGAATTAGTAAAAAAAGCCAAAGGAATTGAAAGACTTGCTGTATTAAGAGCGGACATTGATAATTTGGGAACTTTATTTCGGACAGGTTTTGAAGACAAAGAGTATATCAGCAAAAGTGGAGAAAAGGAACCGTATAAATTTGTAAGATTTTCAAAAACGGTCGTTTTGTCAAGATATTTATCTGATTTCTTTAAAAGAGCAATAAATTTAATACTGGAAAGAAAAAGTTTAATTGTTGAAAAAAATGAATTATTTAAAGAGTACTGTAATGTAATAACGGAAAGAATAGAAGAGAGCAAAGAAGAAAGAAATATTGTACTTGTGTATTCTGGCGGAGATGACGTATTTGCAATAGGAACTTGGAATGATATTATTGAATTTTCAGTAGATTTAAGGACAGCATTTAAGGAATTTTCAAGTGACAGAGTTACATTATCGGCAGGAATAGGGTTCTTTGATGAAAATTACCCAATATTTCAAATGGCACAGAAAACAGGAGAACTCGAAAAACTGGCAAAATCATATAATGAAGGCAAATCTGGAAAATCCGCTAAAGATGCCGTTACACTATTTGGAATGAACAAACACAGTAAAATCAATCATATTTATAAGTGGGCTGATTTTATAGAAAAAGTTTTAAATGAAAAATATAGATATTTGAAATCTGTAATTAGTTTGAAAGAAAATAAAAAAACAGATAAAGAGACAGATACAGATAAAGTCTTTGTAGGAAAAACAAAATGGTTCGGTCTTATGAAGCTTATAAGAAGCCAATTTGAAAAAAACGATGATGGGAAAGTTGATATTGCTAGATTTGCTTATTCACTTGCGAGAATAACATATGACAAAAAAAATAAGAAGCAGGAAAAAAATTATTTAGATTTGAAAAGACAGCTCTTTGAATGGATAAAAAATGAAGAAGATGCGAAACAGCTGTTGACCGCAATTAATATATTAATTTACGAGTATAGAGAAAAAAATAAGGAGTTGAAATAA
- the csm2 gene encoding type III-A CRISPR-associated protein Csm2 gives MLNEIKYLLIKHTYQCGRKYEVKEFDTKFKILDELKKIKTKNDFNEFYRYLEEIMAYVKYYIE, from the coding sequence TTGTTAAATGAAATAAAATATCTTTTAATAAAACATACGTATCAATGTGGTAGAAAATATGAAGTAAAAGAATTTGATACAAAATTTAAAATTTTAGATGAATTAAAAAAAATAAAGACAAAAAATGATTTTAACGAATTTTACCGTTATTTGGAAGAAATAATGGCATATGTAAAATACTACATTGAATAG
- the csm3 gene encoding type III-A CRISPR-associated RAMP protein Csm3, with translation MINTLKGKFIITGKIKVLTGLHIGTSGDFSAIGAVDNIVIRDIVTNKPIIPGSSLKGKMRYLLSRSKYNNNSTLAMPDIKEEHYEIKRLFGASEPIILSRLQFCDMLLSEKKFERDFEFDLPYTEIKFENTINRITGKTMPRQQERVPAGSEFDFKLIYNVENKENMEEEVKTDFENIVSMFELLEDDYLGGHGTRGYGRVKFENLGLAEKVYIDENKDEIEYLKLEIENIKNYSERFGK, from the coding sequence ATGATAAATACATTAAAAGGAAAATTTATTATAACAGGAAAAATAAAAGTTTTAACAGGGCTTCATATAGGGACATCTGGAGATTTTTCTGCAATAGGGGCTGTAGACAACATTGTAATCAGAGATATAGTTACAAATAAACCAATAATACCAGGCTCTTCATTAAAGGGGAAAATGAGATATTTGCTTTCAAGGTCTAAATATAATAATAATTCTACATTAGCAATGCCAGATATAAAAGAAGAGCATTATGAAATTAAAAGGTTATTTGGAGCTTCTGAACCGATAATTTTGTCAAGATTACAGTTTTGTGACATGTTACTTAGTGAAAAAAAATTTGAAAGGGATTTTGAATTTGATTTACCGTATACGGAAATAAAATTTGAAAACACGATAAACAGAATAACTGGAAAAACTATGCCAAGACAGCAAGAAAGAGTTCCAGCAGGTTCAGAATTTGATTTTAAATTAATTTATAATGTTGAAAATAAAGAAAATATGGAAGAGGAAGTAAAAACAGATTTTGAAAATATAGTTTCAATGTTTGAATTATTGGAAGATGATTATTTGGGAGGACATGGAACAAGAGGATATGGGCGTGTTAAATTTGAAAATTTAGGATTGGCGGAAAAAGTATACATTGATGAAAATAAAGATGAAATAGAATATTTGAAACTAGAAATTGAAAACATTAAAAATTATAGCGAAAGATTCGGGAAGTAG
- the csm4 gene encoding type III-A CRISPR-associated RAMP protein Csm4 — translation MVYLLYKLKFPSGIHIGTNASLEATSLTVSSDIFYSAFYSEYVKIFGDSDKELLELTEKDEFKVSDLLPFKEMETETAFYLPKPAVNDIERKQNDEQTVDKKKLKKINYIRASRLKEYFEFLKTWGNFSEDNDFGEKELHIKNNISRTGEDPELYNIEVFKFNKNTGLYVIVQLPEEWKEKFENVLESLSLTGIGGKKNAGYGQFNVAGEALTLDGKYFDIIESEDDKFINESLYKESEKYLLLSSYLPQKDEIKKIKNKANGYQLIKRSGFVNSPKYSENPQKRKQVYMISSGAVLNFKPAGKLTDLKLHGNHSIYKMGKPIVIGVAYGKDS, via the coding sequence ATGGTTTATTTACTGTATAAATTAAAATTTCCAAGCGGAATCCATATTGGTACAAATGCTTCTTTAGAAGCGACAAGCTTAACTGTAAGTTCTGATATATTCTATTCTGCTTTTTATTCTGAATATGTAAAAATATTTGGAGATAGCGATAAGGAATTACTGGAGCTAACGGAAAAAGATGAATTTAAAGTATCAGATTTATTGCCATTTAAAGAAATGGAAACAGAAACTGCCTTTTATCTTCCAAAGCCTGCTGTAAATGATATAGAAAGAAAACAAAATGATGAGCAAACTGTAGATAAAAAAAAATTAAAAAAAATAAATTATATCCGTGCAAGCAGATTAAAGGAATATTTTGAATTTTTAAAAACGTGGGGGAATTTTTCTGAAGATAATGATTTTGGCGAAAAGGAACTGCATATTAAAAATAATATTTCGAGAACCGGAGAAGATCCAGAACTTTATAATATTGAAGTCTTTAAATTTAATAAAAACACAGGGCTTTATGTTATTGTACAGTTACCAGAAGAATGGAAGGAAAAATTTGAAAATGTATTGGAAAGCTTGTCATTAACAGGAATAGGCGGCAAAAAGAATGCTGGATACGGTCAGTTTAATGTGGCAGGTGAGGCTTTGACACTTGATGGAAAATATTTTGATATAATTGAATCTGAAGATGATAAATTTATAAATGAATCTTTGTATAAAGAAAGTGAAAAATATTTACTTTTATCATCATATTTGCCACAAAAAGATGAAATTAAAAAAATTAAAAATAAAGCAAATGGCTATCAATTAATAAAAAGAAGTGGATTTGTAAATAGCCCGAAGTATAGTGAAAATCCGCAAAAGAGAAAGCAAGTTTATATGATTTCTTCAGGAGCAGTATTAAATTTTAAACCAGCAGGAAAATTGACAGATTTAAAATTACACGGGAATCACAGCATATATAAAATGGGAAAACCAATAGTTATAGGAGTGGCTTATGGGAAAGATAGTTAA
- a CDS encoding RAMP superfamily CRISPR-associated protein, protein MGKIVKYKIELEVLTPVHIAGADYKSRLNKTEYLFNPMTNELKIIDNNKFIDFLIEKKIVNKYIEDIGNSGNSGHSNKGAEKNKIKKKKLKLSLSNFLREHKLYKDLSKFTKKSYKNLDIEFEDEERKRLNIIKLLTKNAEGKIYIPGSSIKGALVNFLLVDYIVKNRNEFVNEINQIKKELEDFVKKKFNSFKEKMKKLENAEKLINEIQKKILYEKLYDENSDKNIKKFGMSVSDSFKNKRDVKINFYQDIDEKIDHTDDDGKTYLSEIREYIEPKNTFEFDITLDFEMLSKTRLKINDFDDLINSLEKATNYLIENTLELPNELCSQNLILGANTGFHQKTIVHALFNDKNERTQVLKKLIQGRKNKTAYLNNDKNFPRTINRIRKNGELKLAGLVKIRKISEKEVGK, encoded by the coding sequence ATGGGAAAGATAGTTAAATATAAAATAGAACTTGAAGTTTTAACGCCTGTGCATATTGCGGGAGCTGATTATAAGTCGAGATTGAATAAGACAGAATATTTGTTTAATCCGATGACAAATGAGTTGAAAATAATAGATAATAATAAATTTATTGATTTTTTAATAGAGAAAAAAATTGTGAACAAGTATATAGAGGATATTGGAAATAGCGGAAATAGCGGGCATAGTAACAAAGGTGCCGAGAAAAATAAAATAAAGAAAAAAAAATTAAAGTTGAGTTTGTCTAATTTTTTAAGAGAGCATAAGCTTTATAAAGATTTAAGTAAATTTACTAAAAAAAGTTACAAAAATTTAGATATTGAATTTGAAGATGAAGAAAGAAAACGATTAAATATTATAAAGTTATTAACTAAAAATGCAGAAGGTAAAATATATATCCCAGGAAGTTCGATAAAAGGGGCCTTAGTGAATTTTTTACTAGTTGATTATATTGTCAAAAATAGAAATGAATTTGTTAATGAAATAAATCAGATAAAAAAAGAACTTGAAGATTTTGTTAAAAAAAAGTTTAACTCTTTTAAAGAAAAAATGAAAAAGCTGGAAAACGCAGAAAAACTAATAAATGAGATACAAAAAAAAATATTATATGAAAAATTGTATGACGAGAATTCAGACAAGAATATCAAAAAATTTGGGATGTCAGTATCTGACAGTTTTAAAAACAAAAGAGATGTAAAAATTAATTTTTATCAGGATATAGATGAAAAAATAGATCATACTGATGATGATGGCAAAACTTATTTGTCAGAAATCAGAGAATATATAGAACCTAAAAACACATTTGAATTTGATATTACTTTAGATTTTGAAATGCTTTCAAAAACTAGGCTGAAAATAAATGATTTTGATGATTTGATAAATTCTCTGGAAAAAGCCACGAATTATTTAATAGAAAATACTTTAGAACTGCCAAATGAGCTTTGTAGTCAAAATTTAATATTGGGTGCAAATACAGGATTTCATCAAAAAACAATTGTTCACGCATTATTTAATGATAAAAATGAAAGAACTCAAGTTTTGAAAAAATTGATTCAGGGTAGAAAAAATAAAACGGCATACTTAAATAATGACAAAAATTTTCCAAGAACAATTAACAGGATTAGAAAAAATGGAGAATTAAAATTAGCAGGATTAGTTAAAATTAGAAAAATATCTGAAAAGGAAGTGGGGAAATAA
- the cas6 gene encoding CRISPR system precrRNA processing endoribonuclease RAMP protein Cas6, translating into MEKIRIKGFIGNVKIKSKDEMFCQLLNFLLQVSEYTGLGVKTALGMGGIKLEY; encoded by the coding sequence TTGGAAAAGATTAGAATTAAAGGTTTTATTGGAAATGTAAAAATAAAAAGTAAAGACGAGATGTTTTGCCAACTTTTGAATTTTTTGCTGCAAGTGTCTGAATATACAGGGCTTGGAGTAAAAACGGCATTAGGAATGGGCGGAATAAAACTTGAATATTGA
- the cas2 gene encoding CRISPR-associated endonuclease Cas2 gives MYDIIDNKRRAFLKKLLNSFGNRIQRSAFECLLTREKYEILLKKVEKFAEEGDLIRIYILNQNAKKVVYGELTKIENEDYYFI, from the coding sequence ATTTATGATATTATAGATAACAAGAGAAGAGCTTTTTTAAAAAAACTTCTAAATTCTTTTGGGAATAGAATTCAAAGATCAGCTTTTGAATGTTTACTGACTAGAGAAAAATATGAAATTCTTTTAAAAAAAGTAGAAAAGTTTGCAGAAGAAGGTGATTTGATAAGAATATACATACTTAATCAAAATGCAAAAAAAGTAGTCTACGGCGAATTAACAAAAATTGAAAACGAAGATTATTATTTCATATAA
- the hisH gene encoding imidazole glycerol phosphate synthase subunit HisH has translation MIAVIDYGVGNLFSLLSSLKYVGLDTKLTNNIEEIKNAKGIILPGVGAFRDAIGNLEKYGLKETLINEAKNGKPFLGICLGMQMLFEKSYEYGKYEGLGLINGTVEEIKKYIPENSDLKIPHMGWNSLAINDRFKDDKILKDVDNNEYVYYVHSYFAKTDMKNIITYSEYGTKIPGIVKNENVYGMQFHPEKSGDTGLKLLKNWGELIK, from the coding sequence ATGATTGCAGTGATTGATTATGGAGTGGGAAATCTTTTTTCCTTGCTGTCTTCGTTGAAGTATGTCGGACTGGATACGAAGCTGACTAATAATATTGAAGAGATAAAAAATGCTAAGGGGATAATATTGCCAGGAGTCGGGGCTTTTAGAGATGCTATTGGGAATTTGGAAAAATATGGGCTAAAAGAGACTTTGATAAATGAAGCGAAAAATGGGAAGCCGTTTTTGGGAATTTGTCTTGGTATGCAGATGCTTTTTGAAAAAAGTTATGAATATGGTAAATATGAAGGACTTGGACTTATAAATGGAACAGTTGAGGAAATAAAAAAATATATTCCAGAAAACTCTGATTTGAAAATACCTCATATGGGATGGAATAGTTTAGCTATAAATGATAGATTTAAAGATGATAAAATTTTAAAAGATGTAGATAATAATGAATATGTTTATTATGTTCATTCATATTTTGCAAAAACTGATATGAAAAACATTATTACATATTCAGAGTACGGAACAAAAATACCTGGAATTGTAAAAAATGAAAATGTCTATGGAATGCAGTTTCATCCTGAAAAAAGTGGAGATACTGGATTGAAGTTATTGAAAAACTGGGGAGAGTTAATAAAATAA
- the hisA gene encoding 1-(5-phosphoribosyl)-5-[(5-phosphoribosylamino)methylideneamino]imidazole-4-carboxamide isomerase, with product MIEIFPAIDLHNGQAVRLKQGDYNQVEVFFKNPVEVLDFFNKNNSKNLHIVDLDGAKDGNTKNYEVIKELVEKSDFFVQVGGGIRDEERIKKYIELGVNRVILGTIAVKNEEFLKEMVKKYGDKIAVSVDAKDEKVAVKGWTQTVELNSVEFCKKLSDINVKTIIYTDISKDGMLSGTNLEIYKKLSKIVKSDIIASGGITFLDEIKELNENKVYGAIVGKAIYSGNLDLKEVLEVSK from the coding sequence ATGATAGAGATTTTTCCAGCGATAGATTTACATAACGGACAGGCAGTGAGATTAAAACAGGGGGATTATAATCAAGTGGAAGTGTTTTTTAAAAATCCTGTTGAAGTTTTGGATTTCTTTAATAAAAATAATTCAAAAAATCTTCATATTGTGGATTTGGACGGAGCAAAAGATGGAAATACAAAAAATTACGAAGTTATAAAAGAACTGGTTGAAAAAAGTGATTTCTTTGTTCAAGTTGGCGGTGGAATTCGTGACGAAGAAAGAATAAAAAAATATATTGAATTGGGCGTAAATCGGGTTATTTTGGGAACGATTGCTGTTAAAAATGAAGAGTTTTTAAAAGAAATGGTAAAAAAATATGGAGATAAAATTGCAGTTTCTGTGGATGCAAAAGATGAAAAAGTTGCTGTAAAAGGGTGGACACAAACAGTTGAATTAAATTCAGTTGAATTTTGTAAAAAATTATCGGATATAAATGTGAAAACTATAATTTATACAGACATTTCAAAAGATGGAATGTTAAGCGGAACAAATCTTGAAATTTATAAAAAATTATCAAAAATAGTAAAATCGGATATTATAGCTTCTGGTGGAATTACATTTTTAGATGAAATAAAAGAACTTAATGAAAATAAAGTTTATGGAGCGATTGTTGGAAAAGCAATCTATTCAGGGAATCTTGATTTGAAGGAAGTGTTGGAAGTTAGTAAATAA